The following proteins are co-located in the Streptomyces sp. DT2A-34 genome:
- a CDS encoding roadblock/LC7 domain-containing protein — protein MTRPTPATDTQLDQLLTGLVERVADVNHAVVLSEDGLVVSKSTGFLRDDAERLAATASGLMSLSKGVSMDFRGGPVRQALIEMAHSYLILTSAGPGAHLVVLTNQGADVGVVAYQMNMLVKKIGEHLSAAPRAHVGPGA, from the coding sequence ATGACACGCCCCACCCCCGCCACGGACACCCAGCTCGACCAGTTGCTCACCGGACTCGTGGAGCGGGTCGCCGACGTCAACCACGCCGTCGTGCTCTCGGAGGACGGCCTGGTGGTCAGCAAGTCCACCGGCTTCCTGCGCGACGACGCCGAGCGACTGGCGGCGACCGCGTCCGGCCTGATGAGCCTCAGCAAGGGCGTCAGCATGGACTTCAGAGGCGGACCGGTGCGCCAGGCGCTGATCGAGATGGCCCACAGCTATCTGATCCTGACCTCCGCGGGCCCGGGCGCCCATCTCGTCGTCCTCACCAACCAGGGCGCGGACGTCGGCGTGGTGGCGTACCAGATGAACATGCTGGTGAAGAAGATCGGCGAGCATCTGTCGGCGGCACCGCGGGCCCATGTCGGTCCTGGCGCGTGA
- a CDS encoding DUF742 domain-containing protein, protein MSGDDSAARLVRPFTLTGGRTRPSRTDFTLITTVTAVDPPPERAPRPQPDQARILRRCARPIAVAELAAHLDLPVSVVAIMLCDLLEAGLITVHPPHPVTPRTPDLDLLQKVRDGLGRL, encoded by the coding sequence GTGAGCGGAGACGATTCGGCGGCCCGGCTGGTACGTCCCTTCACCCTCACCGGCGGCCGGACGCGGCCGAGCCGCACCGACTTCACGCTGATCACGACGGTGACGGCGGTGGATCCGCCGCCGGAGCGGGCGCCGCGGCCGCAGCCCGACCAGGCACGGATCCTGCGGCGCTGCGCCCGGCCGATCGCCGTCGCGGAGCTCGCGGCCCATCTCGACCTGCCGGTGAGCGTGGTCGCCATCATGCTCTGCGATCTGCTGGAGGCGGGCCTGATCACCGTGCACCCGCCGCACCCCGTCACTCCTCGCACCCCGGACCTGGACCTGCTGCAGAAAGTGAGGGACGGCCTTGGCCGGCTCTGA
- a CDS encoding ATP/GTP-binding protein, with protein MAGSDTTAEAVAPPDTVKILIAGGFGVGKTTMVGSVSEIAPLRTEEPLTTAGLGIDDLNGIEEKRATTVALDFGRITISRELVLYLFGTPGQQRFWFMWNDLAIGALGAVVLVDVRRPDSSFAALDFFERRGIPFVVGVNGFHGEHPYPAEDIRDALALPEHVPVLLCDARERESCRDVLIALIDQLIAAAKTA; from the coding sequence TTGGCCGGCTCTGACACCACCGCGGAGGCGGTCGCGCCGCCCGACACGGTCAAGATCCTCATCGCCGGCGGTTTCGGCGTCGGCAAGACCACCATGGTCGGGTCGGTCAGCGAGATCGCCCCGCTGCGTACCGAGGAGCCCCTGACCACGGCCGGTCTGGGCATCGACGACCTCAACGGCATCGAGGAGAAGCGGGCCACCACCGTGGCCCTGGACTTCGGCCGGATCACCATCAGCCGGGAGCTGGTGCTGTATCTGTTCGGTACGCCCGGGCAGCAGCGGTTCTGGTTCATGTGGAACGACCTGGCGATCGGCGCGCTCGGGGCCGTCGTCCTGGTCGACGTCCGCCGGCCGGACTCCAGCTTCGCGGCACTCGACTTCTTCGAGCGCCGGGGCATCCCCTTCGTCGTCGGCGTCAACGGCTTCCACGGCGAACATCCCTATCCCGCCGAGGACATCCGGGACGCCCTCGCCCTCCCCGAGCATGTGCCGGTGCTGCTGTGCGACGCGCGGGAGCGCGAGTCGTGCCGGGACGTACTGATCGCCCTGATCGACCAGTTGATAGCGGCGGCGAAGACGGCGTAG
- a CDS encoding glycoside hydrolase family 43 protein — translation MTDAAHLSRRRLLGMAATLPVAATGALALGSGTAHAADSAYVMCYFTESTNLGDGTDYGLHLAVSTDGLRWMPLNQNNPVVTPTEGAGGLRDPFILRKQDGTFVVLATDLKGTDWTYNSQYIHVWNSTDLRTFTGYHRLKLHDMVTHSWAPEAFWDAGRGQYAIIYSSVNSSGHNVIMVNYTTDFVTVSAPQVFFDPGYDVIDGDMTVGANGVNYLYFKRNGTLVGARSTSLNPGSFTPFTSGVAHGGTEAPTVVKSLTSSTYWLWGDTYTPNGVFYAWQSTDLSGGTWTALDQRTYTQPVNSKHCGITTITTTQYNNLVAKWGAPSWNRLKSYNYPARYVRHSGYAGRIDEYPIEPYKDSLWKLVPGLADSSGVSFQSVNYPTRYLRHYSYALRLDANDGTSTFAADATFYRTAGLADSSWASFRSYNNPTRYIRHADFALRIDPISTATERQDATFQVGY, via the coding sequence ATGACTGATGCCGCCCACCTCTCCCGCCGCCGCCTCCTCGGCATGGCCGCGACCCTTCCCGTCGCCGCCACCGGCGCGCTGGCCCTCGGCTCCGGGACCGCCCACGCCGCCGACTCGGCGTACGTCATGTGCTACTTCACCGAGTCGACCAACCTCGGGGACGGCACCGACTACGGCCTCCACCTCGCCGTCAGCACGGACGGCCTGCGCTGGATGCCGCTGAACCAGAACAACCCGGTGGTCACGCCCACCGAGGGGGCCGGCGGGCTGCGCGACCCGTTCATACTGCGCAAGCAGGACGGCACGTTCGTGGTGCTGGCCACCGACCTCAAGGGCACCGACTGGACCTACAACAGCCAGTACATCCACGTCTGGAACTCGACCGACCTGCGCACCTTCACCGGCTACCACCGGCTGAAGCTGCACGACATGGTCACCCACAGCTGGGCGCCGGAGGCCTTCTGGGACGCGGGCCGCGGCCAGTACGCGATCATCTACTCGTCGGTGAACTCCAGCGGCCACAACGTGATCATGGTCAACTACACGACCGACTTCGTCACGGTCTCGGCGCCCCAGGTCTTCTTCGACCCCGGGTACGACGTCATCGACGGCGACATGACGGTGGGCGCGAACGGCGTCAACTACCTCTACTTCAAGAGGAACGGGACGCTGGTGGGCGCGCGGTCCACCTCCCTGAACCCGGGCAGCTTCACGCCCTTCACCTCGGGCGTGGCGCACGGCGGCACCGAGGCCCCGACCGTCGTCAAGTCCCTGACGTCCAGCACCTACTGGCTGTGGGGAGACACGTACACGCCCAACGGCGTCTTCTACGCCTGGCAGTCCACCGATCTGTCGGGGGGCACCTGGACCGCGCTCGACCAGCGGACGTACACCCAGCCGGTCAACTCCAAGCACTGCGGCATCACGACGATCACGACGACCCAGTACAACAACCTCGTCGCCAAGTGGGGCGCCCCCAGTTGGAACCGGCTGAAGTCGTACAACTACCCGGCCCGTTACGTCCGCCACTCCGGCTACGCCGGCCGTATCGACGAGTACCCCATCGAGCCCTACAAGGACTCGCTGTGGAAGCTGGTCCCGGGCCTCGCCGACTCCTCGGGCGTGTCCTTCCAGTCGGTCAACTACCCGACCCGCTATCTGCGGCACTACAGCTACGCCCTGCGCCTCGACGCGAACGACGGCACGTCGACGTTCGCCGCGGACGCGACGTTCTACCGGACAGCCGGGCTCGCCGACTCCTCGTGGGCGTCGTTCCGCTCGTACAACAACCCGACGCGCTACATCAGGCACGCCGACTTCGCCCTGCGCATCGACCCGATCTCCACGGCCACCGAGCGCCAGGACGCCACCTTCCAGGTCGGCTACTGA
- a CDS encoding ABC transporter substrate-binding protein, with product MTLTAPRSRSLRNHPGAAAVALAATAALLAGCSSSDKSDPLAEDGAGGDTVVVGSNNFAESILLADIYGEALKAKGIKVTYKPNIGSRETTYGLLKNGSVTVLPEYNGSLLAYLDPKAEQKSADAVNAAVKAKLDAKLTLLESSPAEDKDSVSINAETAKKYKLTAESSLEDLKDIAPELVIGGSPEFQTRQQGLKGLESEYGLKFKSFKALDAGGPLTQAALTKNTVQAADIFTTDPTITKEGFVVLKDPKNLFGFANVTPLVYKSGVSQEGVEALNAVSAKLDTKTLLDLDSQVQLENKDPLDVAKAWLKSAGLD from the coding sequence GTGACTCTCACCGCCCCACGCAGCAGGTCCCTCAGGAACCATCCCGGCGCGGCCGCCGTCGCGCTCGCCGCCACGGCGGCGCTGCTGGCGGGATGTTCCTCCTCCGACAAGTCCGACCCGCTCGCCGAGGACGGAGCCGGCGGCGACACCGTGGTCGTCGGCTCGAACAACTTCGCCGAGAGCATCCTGCTCGCCGACATCTACGGCGAGGCCCTGAAGGCCAAGGGCATCAAGGTCACCTACAAGCCCAACATCGGCAGCCGCGAGACGACCTACGGCCTGCTGAAGAACGGCTCCGTCACGGTCCTGCCCGAGTACAACGGCTCGCTGCTCGCCTACCTCGACCCGAAGGCGGAGCAGAAGTCGGCCGACGCCGTGAACGCCGCGGTGAAGGCCAAGCTGGACGCGAAGCTGACGCTGCTGGAGTCCTCGCCGGCCGAGGACAAGGACTCCGTCAGCATCAACGCCGAGACGGCGAAGAAGTACAAGCTGACCGCCGAGTCCAGCCTGGAGGACCTCAAGGACATCGCCCCGGAGCTGGTGATCGGCGGTTCGCCCGAGTTCCAGACCCGGCAGCAGGGCCTGAAGGGCCTGGAGTCCGAGTACGGCCTGAAGTTCAAGTCCTTCAAGGCGCTGGACGCGGGCGGCCCGCTGACCCAGGCGGCGCTGACGAAGAACACCGTGCAGGCCGCGGACATCTTCACCACGGACCCGACGATCACCAAGGAGGGCTTCGTCGTCCTCAAGGATCCGAAGAACCTCTTCGGCTTCGCCAACGTGACCCCGCTCGTCTACAAGAGCGGCGTCTCCCAGGAGGGCGTCGAGGCGCTCAACGCCGTCTCGGCCAAGCTGGACACCAAGACGCTCCTGGACCTGGACTCCCAGGTCCAGCTGGAGAACAAGGACCCGCTGGACGTGGCCAAGGCCTGGCTGAAGTCGGCCGGTCTCGACTGA
- a CDS encoding ATP-binding protein, with translation MRGFAARWPFRRKLNLLVGVPLTVVAALLAYLIADQTAQSRNTADAARLVRESVEVARLVDRLAAEHQQAVLLSVRHEAAEGSAPSPAAYRTTQSLVNAQVQRVRDAFGDQLPETEAQALKTVEGLSSLRDTVEQGYLAADNIDPAYTHASQGLIDGLGLDRNPDLATTFTGNLLDSLLRAGAAHSAFETGVFSASTGDSNALIEFIGAIGAYDEYTHQAERFARFATEEQARTLDGIKYTQAQTTISRQYAELQIDPGAVQAESPAEVRESLAQALDSYDAYRDQARTRLAITTSLIDQIADQADSASETAAWRALSLLGLALFGFAVWLVLTMLVRRSVVRPVQALTGAARQVAEVAERELARVADDDAEDDGPPRLGEMPVMARDEIGELAEAFNQVQTTAVALLERQVLSRRNTAEMFGNVGRRVSNLTSRQLSLIDVVERGETDPSLLERLYSIDHIAVRLRRNADSLMLLAGIREAVLDTGPLALTNVVRASLGQIEGYQRVELRARTEVVVEPEVIGDLTLMVAELLENAVSFSPEGRPVEVTVADGEHGSAVIVVADHGLGMSPERLDEENARLIRRERLDLVPTKVLGLFVVGTLARRWEISVVLSRTPGGGVTAEVTVPSSLLVTGSTTGTTAMAALAAVPGGTKADDADPAGAVGAPASGPATPSAPSGPRPSAAVRGDAVRPDDGADGDGPRPLPRRVSQRGAALRPDETPSAPEARAEEPATRPLRRRVRGATLPTTAASAPQAALRQTVRTVDPEAVRAALDEFEAAVERAHRESRRAGSGEHSAPATHPTPRTQDQNDPPEGAEQ, from the coding sequence ATGCGCGGGTTCGCCGCCCGCTGGCCGTTCCGGCGCAAACTCAACCTTCTCGTGGGCGTACCGCTGACCGTGGTCGCGGCTCTCCTCGCCTACCTCATCGCCGACCAGACCGCGCAGTCGCGCAACACCGCGGACGCCGCCCGGCTGGTCCGGGAGAGCGTCGAGGTCGCGAGGCTCGTCGACCGGCTGGCCGCCGAGCACCAGCAGGCCGTGCTGCTCTCCGTACGGCACGAGGCCGCCGAGGGCAGCGCGCCCTCCCCCGCGGCCTACCGCACGACACAGTCCCTGGTGAACGCCCAGGTGCAGCGGGTGCGCGACGCTTTCGGGGACCAGTTGCCCGAGACCGAGGCGCAGGCCCTGAAGACGGTCGAGGGCCTGAGCAGCCTGCGTGACACCGTCGAGCAGGGGTATCTGGCCGCCGACAACATCGACCCCGCGTACACCCATGCCTCACAGGGCCTGATCGACGGCCTGGGGCTGGACCGCAACCCCGATCTCGCGACGACCTTCACCGGCAACCTGCTCGACTCGCTGCTGCGCGCGGGCGCCGCGCACAGCGCCTTCGAGACCGGCGTCTTCTCCGCGTCGACCGGTGACTCCAACGCGCTCATCGAGTTCATCGGTGCGATCGGCGCCTACGACGAGTACACCCACCAGGCCGAGCGCTTCGCCCGGTTCGCCACCGAGGAACAGGCCCGCACGCTCGACGGGATCAAGTACACCCAGGCGCAGACCACCATCAGCCGGCAGTACGCCGAGCTGCAGATCGACCCGGGCGCGGTGCAGGCCGAGTCGCCCGCCGAGGTCCGCGAGTCGCTCGCTCAGGCGCTCGACTCCTACGACGCCTACCGCGACCAGGCCAGGACCCGGCTGGCGATCACCACCTCGCTCATCGACCAGATCGCCGACCAGGCGGACAGCGCCTCCGAGACGGCGGCCTGGCGCGCGCTGTCGCTGCTGGGGCTCGCCCTGTTCGGCTTCGCCGTCTGGCTGGTCCTCACGATGCTGGTGCGCCGCTCGGTGGTCCGCCCGGTGCAGGCCCTCACGGGTGCGGCGCGGCAGGTCGCCGAGGTCGCCGAGCGCGAGCTGGCCCGGGTGGCCGACGACGACGCCGAGGACGACGGTCCACCGCGGCTGGGCGAGATGCCGGTCATGGCGCGCGACGAGATCGGCGAACTCGCCGAGGCGTTCAACCAGGTGCAGACCACGGCGGTCGCGCTGCTGGAGCGGCAGGTGCTCAGCCGGCGCAACACGGCGGAGATGTTCGGCAACGTGGGCCGCAGAGTCAGCAACCTGACGTCACGTCAGCTGTCGCTGATCGACGTGGTGGAGCGGGGCGAGACGGACCCCTCGCTCCTGGAGCGCCTCTACTCCATCGACCACATCGCGGTCCGGCTGCGCCGCAACGCCGACAGTCTGATGCTGCTGGCCGGCATCCGCGAGGCGGTCCTCGACACCGGGCCCCTCGCGCTCACCAACGTCGTACGCGCCTCCCTCGGCCAGATCGAGGGCTACCAGCGGGTGGAACTGCGCGCGCGGACCGAGGTCGTGGTGGAGCCGGAGGTCATCGGCGACCTGACGCTGATGGTGGCCGAACTCCTGGAGAACGCGGTGTCGTTCTCGCCCGAGGGCCGCCCGGTCGAGGTGACCGTGGCGGACGGCGAGCACGGCAGCGCGGTGATCGTCGTCGCCGACCACGGCCTGGGCATGAGCCCCGAGCGCCTCGACGAGGAGAACGCCCGCCTCATCCGCCGCGAGCGACTGGACCTGGTACCGACCAAGGTCCTGGGCCTGTTCGTGGTCGGCACGCTGGCCCGCCGCTGGGAGATCTCGGTCGTCCTGTCGCGTACACCGGGTGGCGGCGTCACGGCCGAGGTGACGGTGCCGTCGTCGCTGCTGGTGACCGGGAGCACGACGGGGACGACGGCCATGGCGGCCCTGGCCGCGGTTCCGGGCGGTACGAAGGCGGACGACGCCGACCCCGCCGGTGCGGTCGGCGCCCCGGCATCCGGCCCCGCGACGCCCTCGGCCCCCTCCGGGCCGCGGCCCTCGGCCGCCGTGCGGGGGGATGCCGTACGGCCGGACGACGGCGCGGACGGCGACGGGCCGCGTCCTCTTCCCCGCCGGGTCTCCCAGCGGGGCGCCGCCCTGCGACCGGACGAGACACCGTCCGCCCCCGAGGCCCGCGCCGAGGAACCGGCCACCCGCCCCCTGCGTCGCCGCGTCCGCGGCGCGACGCTGCCGACGACGGCCGCCTCCGCCCCGCAGGCGGCGCTGCGGCAGACCGTGCGTACCGTGGACCCCGAGGCCGTGCGGGCCGCGCTCGACGAGTTCGAGGCCGCCGTGGAACGCGCGCACCGCGAGAGCCGACGCGCCGGCAGCGGAGAACACTCCGCCCCGGCCACCCACCCGACCCCCCGTACGCAAGACCAGAACGACCCCCCGGAAGGAGCGGAGCAGTGA
- a CDS encoding roadblock/LC7 domain-containing protein produces the protein MSTSTGGTPAGGTTPAELQAAAADFTWLLNRFAKETAGVVDAIAVSSDGLLIAVSELREHADSERLAAIVSGITSLATGASGNYGLGGLNKVIIDLEGGHVLVSVIGSGAVLGVVTDKEAKLGNIAYEMTVFANRAGSALSPQLVLELKNSVGAASAR, from the coding sequence GTGAGCACGTCGACAGGTGGCACCCCGGCGGGAGGCACCACACCGGCCGAACTGCAGGCCGCCGCAGCCGACTTCACCTGGCTGCTGAATCGCTTCGCGAAGGAGACGGCCGGCGTCGTGGACGCCATCGCCGTCTCGTCCGACGGACTGCTCATCGCCGTCTCCGAACTGCGTGAGCACGCCGACTCCGAGCGGCTCGCCGCGATCGTCTCCGGCATCACCAGCCTGGCGACCGGCGCCTCCGGCAACTACGGCCTCGGCGGGCTCAACAAGGTCATCATCGACCTGGAGGGCGGCCACGTCCTGGTCTCCGTGATCGGCAGCGGCGCCGTGCTCGGCGTGGTCACCGACAAGGAGGCCAAGCTGGGCAACATCGCCTACGAGATGACCGTGTTCGCCAACCGCGCCGGGTCCGCCCTCAGCCCGCAGCTCGTGCTGGAGCTGAAGAACAGCGTCGGCGCCGCGTCGGCCCGCTGA
- a CDS encoding DUF742 domain-containing protein, with the protein MADGTPPPDPDGPAPVGPAPAVRPFLVTAGRVAADADGRSMPVETQVVATTEGLDALDRLAFERHDIVAVCRLPQSIAEIAARLRLHLNVVRVLAEDLRAAGQLTVHVPDLGVVHDASVLRRVIDGLRAIPDSRGVTP; encoded by the coding sequence ATGGCGGACGGCACCCCACCGCCGGACCCCGACGGCCCGGCCCCGGTCGGCCCCGCCCCCGCCGTACGGCCGTTCCTGGTCACCGCCGGCCGGGTGGCGGCCGACGCCGACGGCCGGTCGATGCCCGTCGAGACCCAGGTGGTCGCCACCACCGAGGGGCTCGACGCGCTCGACCGGCTCGCCTTCGAGCGGCACGACATCGTCGCCGTGTGCCGGCTGCCGCAGTCCATCGCGGAGATCGCGGCCCGGCTGCGGCTGCACCTCAACGTGGTGCGTGTCCTCGCCGAGGACCTGCGCGCCGCGGGGCAGTTGACGGTGCACGTGCCCGACCTGGGCGTCGTCCATGACGCATCCGTCCTGCGCAGGGTCATCGACGGCCTGCGCGCCATCCCCGACTCACGAGGGGTCACTCCGTGA
- a CDS encoding ATP/GTP-binding protein, translated as MVIAGGFGVGKTTTVGSISEIEPLTTEAAITEVAAGVDDLSHTPGKTTTTVAMDFGCITIDPTLKLYLFGTPGQERFGFMWDDIVEGAVGGLVIVDTRRLDDCYAAVDYFEHKAIPFAVAVNAFDGKVEHTLDEVRWALDVTDGVPLVVFDARERGSVRDALLVVLELALARTQG; from the coding sequence ATGGTGATCGCGGGCGGCTTCGGCGTGGGCAAGACGACGACCGTGGGCTCGATATCCGAGATCGAGCCGCTAACCACCGAGGCCGCCATCACGGAGGTCGCGGCGGGCGTGGACGACCTCAGCCACACCCCGGGCAAGACCACGACCACCGTGGCCATGGACTTCGGCTGCATCACCATCGACCCCACCCTGAAGCTGTACCTGTTCGGCACGCCGGGCCAGGAGCGGTTCGGCTTCATGTGGGACGACATCGTCGAGGGCGCGGTCGGCGGGCTGGTCATCGTCGACACCCGCCGCCTCGACGACTGCTACGCCGCCGTCGACTACTTCGAGCACAAAGCCATCCCCTTCGCGGTCGCCGTCAACGCCTTCGACGGCAAGGTCGAGCACACCCTGGACGAGGTCCGCTGGGCGCTCGACGTCACCGACGGCGTCCCGCTGGTCGTCTTCGACGCCCGCGAGCGCGGCTCGGTACGGGACGCCCTGCTGGTCGTACTGGAACTGGCGCTGGCGCGCACGCAGGGGTGA
- a CDS encoding RidA family protein produces MSLDERTITNPPALHDPTPFGYSHAVSAPGEPVFIGGQYASDASGAPVPGDFAAQVDLAFDRLRSALEGVGLGYEHVVRLGTFIVDHDPGKLETLGKALHARFGDRLPAQTLSGVASLALPGMLFEVDAVAVRPAPTRQ; encoded by the coding sequence ATGAGCCTCGACGAGCGCACGATCACCAACCCGCCCGCCCTGCACGACCCGACCCCGTTCGGCTACAGCCACGCAGTCTCGGCGCCCGGCGAACCCGTCTTCATCGGCGGCCAGTACGCCTCCGACGCCTCCGGCGCGCCCGTACCCGGTGACTTCGCGGCCCAGGTGGACCTGGCCTTCGACCGGCTGCGCTCGGCCCTTGAGGGCGTCGGCCTCGGCTATGAACACGTGGTCCGCCTCGGCACGTTCATCGTCGACCACGACCCCGGCAAGCTGGAGACCCTCGGCAAGGCGCTGCACGCCCGCTTCGGCGACCGGCTCCCCGCCCAGACCCTGAGCGGGGTCGCCTCGCTCGCACTGCCGGGCATGCTCTTCGAGGTCGACGCGGTCGCCGTACGGCCGGCTCCGACGCGTCAGTGA